The DNA window aatttttatgttaatgttTACTTTTAAGTAATAACAACTCAATGTTTATAGAAGTTCAATTTGGAATTTGTGCTCAAttcaaatgtttatttatttattattattattatttattttagaatgttACCGTTTATCTTATAGTCATGTCCCAATTTAATATAAAAcgtttattaaaaattaaaatcgaAACATTTTATCTCTCAAACAAGACTTTTAACATTTTAGTTATCTAGTTTACATAATAGTCATACGTGacattaaaattactatgaaattaaaatttcattgaAATTGGAATAAATGAGATTTCATAATCTCAAATTAGCTTACTCTTGTCATGAAATTGGTATGTACGATtactaaaaacataaaaaataaatatctatgcgttgaaatatatatttttctcaatttaaCTCAATTCACATAAtcttgacacatttaatataattcacaATTGTTCAAAATTACTCAATCCGGTCTAACATAGTTTagaagatttattatttaaaactagcatttagcccgtgcatttgcacgattaataatataaaaaaccgtgaaaaaaaattacggataacatttttaattttatttttaatcgttttaagtttatgggtgggtcaacccacaatccgacccaagtatccatttactcaacatcattatatatatatatatatatatatatatatatatatatatatatatatatatatatatatatatatatatagattagttagttaaaaagttgaacttatattaatattaaaacggtcccgcgtttatcaaatttggtgttgaatttaaaatataaagtttttgtagcctagttggttaaagagttgtacttgttttgttaggttgcaagttcgaaacatacctctgacatttttaattttatttttaactgttttaaatttaaaggcgggtcaacccacaatccgacccaagtatccaaattaaccacaactctcgacccggcaatccggacactttaaaaattaagcatcattatatatatatatttatatagatttgtTGGAATCTGATgtgaaatcaaatatattattataaatagacgttataaataataattgtttatgtataataattttaagtaatatATGATAGAGACTTATAATTCAATGGTAGCGTTTGTGTCTTTATAccatgtttatttataaaaatatattgtaatataaatagcctaataaattgaatttagatgggtaaaaaaaaattaaataaagacaTTAACCTAACAAATGACCTAATTAAAATGAGTTAGTTTTAAAGAGATAAACTTGGTATAAAAAAGAATAGATTGAAAATTCTCGAAATGAGTCTCACTGGAATTGATTACCAAAATTGTCATAATTACATTACGTCTGTTACACATCATTAATTTCACCAACTATCATCCCCTTAATTCTATTACATTTTCAATCACTTTCTTTTCATAACcctaattaattactttatgtAATTAGGACTAGTTTGATACACCTtagtctttttattttatttgttaaacacgtgctaaatatatttaagtgaGAATATGATGTtcatatatgattaattttatttatacgtattattattataataacttattcatatttataaattaaatcatacTATTTATTAATAGAAATATAACGTATTTAAtgtgatatttgattttttttgttttcaacCCATTTGTCAACCAATCatagaatattttattattaaaatttagtgaggttaaaaagaaataaaagaaaatctaaaaCGGTTCTGTGTgtaatccaattttttttttcgctCTATCATTTTATCTGTCATAATTGTTTCACATCATTAATCATCATATCTTTACAATTTTATTCCGATATACAATTTATTTCTCTAGACCATTTACGGTTTTTCAGAAACAAGCTCACAATTCTTTGTCGAAATcttattttcacaatttttttcaGGAAGCAAGCCTCGTAGTTCGCAAAAATGGTACACTTTTGAGAACTACCAAAATTCTGTTTTGTTCGTGTTAaatgttatgttttgtttgaataactaacaagattttgttttgttaatattttaaaaaaaaattagtcgtGTTATCTAACAACATCAACGATAATGATGGACAATAGCGTATTTCATTCCTACTGTGTTTATAACATTTCAAGTTGACAATAATGACGGGTTCAGTTTTATTTCTAGTATTTCATGTGAAGCGCCAAACATGAGAGCGCGAATCTCTTCAGAGTGTACATCAACTCTGTGTTAAGCgctaaaaatcaataattttatatttttatcgcACTAATCATTTCAATGTCGTTATTACTgtaatttacaatttttttggtATTCAATAATTTTGACGCCTTTACtctttaataaaactaatatttataattttcaattttataagacggttagatttaaaaatttaaaaaacaaatgagtGAATAGACTATTTTGTCCTTAGATTATTGATGAGTAAAGGAAATAGCCTACCCtagcctatatatatatatcgagaACTTTTGTTAagctaattattaattagtaaagaATTGGTAGTTCCGATCCGGCGTAATGAAGTTGAGTTTTCCGGCGACGATGTTAATTGGAATGGTATTAATGATGACGACATGGAGTATCATTAATATTAAGGGTGAAAAAGAGTTCATATGCAATACAACGCTGCCGGGGCTGTTGAGTTGTAAGGCGGCGGCAACTCGGCCGCCGCCTCCACCGCCGGCGCCAACAGCCAATTGCTGCAAGGTACTGTCCTGGGCCAACCTTTCCTGTCTCTGTACTTACAAGAATTCCTCTGTATTGGCTGTAATCGGAATCGATCCTCAACTCGCCGTCAATCTTCCCGGAAAGTGCAATATCCCTCATCCCACCTGCTAAAACTAACcctatactaattaattatatgcatgcatgcatgctaAGCCTATGTTTGTGTGCTTAACTATGGTATTACAACTTTGTTAATTTCAGTTTAATTACTctctaaatcaaataaatatgtcaatcacTTTAACTTAAGACGTTTTAAGTAATAATCGAATATGTATAGTTAAATATTTAGACATGTGCCCACATAAACTACTTTTGCTGTTTAATGTTTGGCTAACCATccttattacattataaattactaaaataccCTTCCCCAACCTCACTACGGACTCGTTTGATGTACTGGTTTTTTggttttcttcaaaattttcttaaaattcaaTCATCAttccatttattatttcaactatctaatcaatcattttatacatttaaataccaaaataatactttatttaattaataaaattaatttatctttaaaaattaagaatatttttatactattaacccttaaaaactagtttttttaaatgatttatggATGAATATCGAGACAAACATATTGACACccttaatttgaaaaattaaatttaggatCCTTAGGCTAATGGAATGAGACAAGGAAAGTAAATACAGTTACTAGTAACCTTaaacttcttcattttcttatGTATATAATAACATTGATACAACATTATATAACAGTAGTAATTGTTTTGAGAATTCTATCATTGGTACAATTGTGTTGTTCACTTGTACAACAAGAAGAATGGTTAAAGGAACCCTTACTAAAATAGGATAAGAATGTATGAGGACATACACGTAtggatataaaaaaagaaaaaaaaaggtattGAAACCTTAAATCTCTCAACCCATCAGGCATCAACATTGAAGGTGCCTGGATGAAGATCCCTTCAAACTACGCCAGAAGATTCTTTGCTAGACTCCCCATTTGAGCCATAATTCCAAAGGGTTTTTAACTCACCTCTAAATAAAGCCAAAATAACGGCAAATCCTGATGTAGAAATGCGATTCAAGGATAAAAACTTTATCAGGAATTCGGAAAGAggcaagataaaaaaaaaaaaaaaaggaaaagaaaagaattgCACAATCTTCTTATATGGAAGTCTGATAAGGGTTACCTAATGTGCAAGGAACAAGGTATAAGAGAGCAGGTTGGCCATATCCATCCATTAGGTACAAACCAAGGTATGTTAAAATGAGTCCTGCAATAAGAAAATTTTTACCATTAATTTTAAGCACAAGGAACGAAAACCAAAAGTGAAATGCAAAATGCTTCTATTCAATAAAAAGTTTACTTAGTAGATTTGGTGCGTGGTTTGAAGATGATCAGAGGAGAAAATAccaatattttacatattttaccAAATGCTCGCAAGAGCTTAAAAATGAATTACATGGAACCAGAAGAGATCACGTTTGGAAACAGAACTTAGTCAAACACAATTTCAGAAACCTATTAACGGTTTCTCATCTAGATCCAGATCCAAATCCATAGACAAAAAGTATTTCCAAACGGCCCCATTAATATTTCCACAGCACAAACATAAAGCATTAAAAAAGAATCCTCTCAACAAACATGGACCATAGACAGCAATTGGGATATTTTCTACATTCATTTCTACCATGTTTTTTGTAAACTAAAATACCTGCATATATACTACAGTACATGACAATTTGGGGGAGGGGATATTTTCCATACACATCAAATACATAAACGAGCCCATAGATGACAGATAATACAAGATACATCTAATAAACAAAAGGCATATCAAGCTTCATGTATTTGTATGTTCAAAGAAGTCAACACAAGGGTAAAAAACATTTTCCAAGTTAAAAGACAATTGTTCCAtggataaataaaatgaaatgcaTATCCCAACAAATAAATAACAGTGTATGAGTACTCACCACAGCCATAGCCAAACACCAACCAAATGAAGTATCCACCAAAGAAGGTGTTCTTATTAGCTTTGTCAAATCTGAAACCATAAAAGATACAAAGATGATTGAAGTCACAACCCAACTActtcaacaaattcaaattgttATTTTGCATCATGTATAGATAAAAAATCATCTGAGGCTGCAAAGAAGAAATTGATAACACACGATGTTAACTAGAAAAACGAAGGCAATAATCACCCCACTTGGCAGTGTCTTGCCTTTCACCTTGCTGTTACCAATCATGAGCTGTTCATGATGGATGTTAAAGTTGCTGTTAAGAATCTAAGTTATCTTAGAATACTAGATGAAATAATACCTGTAAGTAAATGTTTTGACTAAGTTATGAGGATCTCATTTGATCTATAATGTCTTATGTTATGAATTATTCATCAAATTCTAATTGAAATTAAGATTCAAATCAATGAaccaattttgttttttaatatttctacactttttttttgaaaaatgtaattgtatgatttacataaaaaaataaaataaaaaacctacATTTGAGTAGCATGCTCATATATTTACAAAGCATTTTATCTTTAAGAATGGTTAGTTGTATGCTGTAGCTTGAGGGGGACTAAAGTGTATTagtaatttgatatatttagatGATAGAATAATTAGCTTGCTCTCTAGCATTAGTAAAATAACTCTCTCCTTTCCTCTTTCTCCTTAACTATTAGACTATGTTTAGATAGAAAGAATTTGAATTGGAAATAGAATTTAATTTCCAATTCTataaaaattggaattgaattacaattcaattaaaTTCCTATTGTTTGGAAAAATCATAGAactataattcttaaaaaaaatatttaatattcttattttattttattcttcattaatactaatattatatacaaatgacaaaataataaaatactttagCCTTGTCAACTTCAAAAAATTGTTAGCCCGACAGGCCTGGTGGACCAAAACCCTAACGACATTGAAACCATGTATGTATGTCCTGTGGACTAAAGCCTAAACAAGACATACcgacataataaaataaattgcaaTTGCAATTTGTAAGTGGGCATGGTGGAATTGAagattaaaaaatcatatacagtttaattaattccaaaattataattataattataattgcaATTCAAATTCCTTAGTTTAAATGATCAAAAACATACAACAGAAGTGGAATTGGAACcatcaattcaaattcaattccaACCAAAcatattatagttttaaaatgaaTGCTAGCAATTATCTAACCATTTGTATAATGTATTTTAGAAATTCTCAATCACATATCAATATTTGTGTTCTTATATGTGTGCTTCCAGCATTTGCACCATCTTTATCCCCTAAGAAAACACTTGTTTATTTTCACTTCAGAGGAGAGTAAGATGAAAGTGAGTACATGGAGAGCATACAACTTTtgcatttttcttaatttactCTTTAGATGCTATTGGATTTGAATTACCTTATACCACTAGTCATTGCTATCCACATCATAACACAAT is part of the Impatiens glandulifera chromosome 1, dImpGla2.1, whole genome shotgun sequence genome and encodes:
- the LOC124919177 gene encoding putative lipid-transfer protein DIR1, with translation MKLSFPATMLIGMVLMMTTWSIINIKGEKEFICNTTLPGLLSCKAAATRPPPPPPAPTANCCKVLSWANLSCLCTYKNSSVLAVIGIDPQLAVNLPGKCNIPHPTC